One window of the Ureibacillus sp. FSL W7-1570 genome contains the following:
- a CDS encoding PhzF family phenazine biosynthesis protein gives MPGIPIYQVDAFASEPFKGNPAAVVPLTEWLPDNVMQQIAAENNLSETAFVVHRQKEEYELRWFTPKTEIDLCGHATLATAFVVFNYLNPSIAVVKFHTKSGMLTVTKENSLLTMTFPSREGTACDVPEALVKGLGKKPKEVFLARDYLAVFETEEDIRRLEINVEELKKLDAFGVIATAKGKEADFVSRFFAPKAGIHEDPVTGSAHCTLVPYWKKILEKKEFVALQLSERGGKLFCKDEGEQVKISGEAVVYLEGKIYIR, from the coding sequence ATGCCTGGGATACCAATTTATCAAGTCGATGCTTTTGCAAGCGAACCCTTTAAAGGAAATCCGGCTGCGGTTGTTCCTCTTACGGAATGGCTTCCGGACAACGTGATGCAGCAAATAGCGGCGGAAAACAATTTATCGGAAACGGCTTTTGTAGTACATCGCCAAAAGGAAGAATACGAATTGCGGTGGTTTACGCCAAAAACGGAAATCGATTTGTGTGGACATGCAACCTTGGCAACGGCCTTTGTTGTGTTCAACTATCTGAATCCATCGATTGCTGTAGTGAAGTTTCATACAAAAAGCGGAATGTTGACCGTTACAAAGGAAAATTCATTGCTGACGATGACGTTCCCATCCCGGGAAGGAACAGCTTGTGACGTTCCGGAAGCATTGGTGAAAGGCTTAGGGAAAAAACCGAAAGAAGTCTTTTTGGCCCGCGATTATTTGGCGGTGTTTGAGACGGAAGAAGATATAAGGAGATTGGAAATCAATGTGGAAGAATTAAAAAAATTGGATGCCTTTGGAGTGATTGCCACAGCAAAGGGGAAAGAGGCGGATTTCGTTTCCCGATTTTTTGCACCAAAAGCCGGGATTCATGAAGATCCGGTGACCGGTTCTGCCCACTGCACCCTTGTCCCTTATTGGAAAAAGATTTTAGAGAAAAAGGAATTTGTGGCATTGCAGCTGTCTGAACGGGGAGGAAAACTGTTTTGCAAAGATGAAGGGGAACAGGTCAAAATTTCCGGCGAAGCGGTTGTCTATTTGGAAGGAAAAATTTATATCAGATGA
- a CDS encoding RNA polymerase alpha subunit C-terminal domain-containing protein has translation MKPSEKTLRICEKGHRFYKSSDCNSCPVCEAERKPKEGFLASLSAPARRALEGKGITSVEELSDYTEKEIMSLHGVGKTALVRMKEALDEAGLRFKEE, from the coding sequence ATGAAACCTTCAGAAAAGACGTTGAGAATTTGCGAAAAAGGGCACCGTTTTTATAAGAGCAGCGATTGCAACAGCTGCCCTGTTTGCGAGGCGGAACGGAAACCAAAGGAAGGCTTCCTTGCCAGTTTATCCGCCCCGGCAAGAAGAGCGTTGGAAGGGAAAGGCATCACATCGGTGGAAGAACTCTCGGACTACACGGAAAAGGAAATCATGTCCCTTCACGGCGTGGGGAAAACCGCGCTTGTGAGAATGAAAGAGGCATTGGACGAAGCGGGATTGAGGTTCAAAGAAGAATGA
- a CDS encoding DUF1835 domain-containing protein, whose product MELFQLKKSISTLNEQEAKSLLHLLLIRSEYGDFPEFVRSVKEALMKRMETPAGKNVHTVHIVFGSSAAGSLRYAFRDTPYEQTEEIIEVPDNLAEGPIHHLHTAEGFERRYQWLKENYRWEKDQAEWYKNNMQQAFEKIRSIPPEQRVVIWTGENASEGTGLRFSLYLLKEKTNEMSVLNTYDAYRKFYNGMHEDFPRHTGELSPEQLLLFYELGELEELTEEQRQAYAKEGEECLHSDAVLRTYNKGQIFGAENHRDDALIIGKMKNLQGNKKFIKAARVIGEVLGHLDQYTSDEWIEYRLRQLIAQGKVEYQGELRAMRFYEVKLKEAFVQ is encoded by the coding sequence TTGGAACTTTTTCAATTAAAGAAATCCATTTCCACACTAAACGAACAGGAAGCAAAAAGCCTGCTGCATTTACTGTTGATACGTTCGGAATACGGAGATTTTCCGGAATTTGTGCGGTCTGTAAAAGAAGCGCTTATGAAAAGAATGGAGACACCGGCCGGGAAAAATGTGCATACCGTACATATTGTATTTGGTAGCTCCGCGGCAGGCAGCTTGAGATATGCTTTTCGGGATACACCATACGAACAAACGGAGGAAATCATCGAAGTGCCAGATAACTTGGCGGAAGGTCCAATACATCATCTTCACACTGCGGAAGGGTTTGAGCGACGGTATCAGTGGTTGAAGGAAAACTACCGGTGGGAAAAGGACCAAGCAGAGTGGTACAAAAACAACATGCAACAAGCCTTTGAAAAGATCCGTTCGATTCCTCCGGAGCAGCGGGTGGTCATTTGGACTGGTGAAAATGCCAGTGAAGGGACGGGCCTTCGATTTTCGCTCTACTTATTGAAGGAAAAAACGAATGAAATGTCTGTTTTGAATACGTATGATGCCTATCGCAAGTTTTACAATGGAATGCATGAAGATTTTCCTCGGCATACGGGAGAGTTGTCCCCTGAGCAGTTGCTCCTTTTTTATGAACTTGGGGAGCTTGAGGAATTGACGGAAGAACAGCGACAGGCTTATGCGAAAGAAGGGGAAGAATGCTTGCATTCCGATGCAGTGTTGCGGACTTACAATAAAGGCCAAATTTTCGGTGCGGAAAACCATCGGGATGATGCATTGATCATCGGAAAGATGAAGAACCTACAGGGCAATAAGAAATTCATTAAAGCAGCAAGAGTCATTGGAGAGGTGCTTGGCCACCTGGATCAATATACAAGCGATGAATGGATTGAGTATCGCTTGCGCCAGTTAATTGCACAAGGAAAAGTGGAGTATCAAGGTGAACTCCGCGCAATGAGATTTTATGAAGTGAAATTGAAGGAAGCATTCGTTCAATAG
- a CDS encoding RNA polymerase sigma factor: MNLEQMYVLHVQDVYRYIFSLCRNQDLAQDIVQETFYRAFLYLESYKEEQIRPWLFKVAYHTFIDWIRKEKRLTYVGDMTTIHPKVTEATEDTVMNRQHIHEWLALIDTLPVHKRNLILLRDYYQFSYQEIAEILGMPISNVKVAIFRIRKQLRTKMKGSEKDALRGSQKKT, from the coding sequence ATGAATTTGGAGCAAATGTATGTTTTACATGTTCAAGATGTGTATCGATATATTTTTTCTCTCTGCAGAAATCAGGACTTGGCTCAAGATATCGTGCAGGAAACCTTCTATCGCGCCTTCCTGTATCTTGAAAGTTACAAAGAGGAGCAAATCCGGCCCTGGTTGTTTAAAGTGGCCTATCATACGTTTATTGATTGGATTCGGAAAGAGAAGCGGTTGACCTATGTGGGCGATATGACAACGATTCATCCAAAAGTGACCGAAGCAACAGAGGATACGGTCATGAACCGGCAACATATCCATGAATGGCTGGCGCTTATTGATACTTTGCCGGTTCATAAGAGAAACCTCATTCTTTTAAGGGATTATTACCAATTTTCTTACCAGGAAATTGCGGAAATCCTCGGGATGCCCATTTCAAATGTAAAGGTGGCGATTTTCCGAATCAGAAAACAGCTGCGAACGAAAATGAAGGGGAGTGAGAAGGATGCGTTGCGAGGAAGTCAGAAAAAAACTTGA
- a CDS encoding anti-sigma factor yields MRCEEVRKKLEDYLNGTCTNEEERAIEEHLQTCEECEREMEEHINQKKISAKDWNVPELSYIEQRKIVRKAKWKNRLSTAFTVFGLFFIISIGSAIVTGLYYKNTGLTANRVIQTAIQMTLPNVYSDGAGTSTNFYFNADIQGDLQKSVGSEERYIGKYHGKMILNYLNGISKEWVDGRYDLSLIFHYPLGFLNGAYEENLEVYRLGDETWEALNKLPEGTVSEIAVSLDGVYTFDEVKRLFKDYDIDIVWYAIDTGTARDNDTIDVSIGEDLWGIHEYAWYKLLGDDESDKATKEDAFKKGLAFLAEHATWAKRVIWDFDQESIKEMLDYVDEHGVKCYGVVLTGPTKELAKLADNEHITYAALGEVDFWNWTGKQTGGALYN; encoded by the coding sequence ATGCGTTGCGAGGAAGTCAGAAAAAAACTTGAGGATTATCTTAACGGAACGTGCACAAATGAAGAAGAACGGGCCATAGAAGAACATTTGCAAACTTGCGAAGAATGCGAACGGGAAATGGAAGAACATATCAATCAGAAGAAGATATCGGCAAAGGATTGGAATGTTCCGGAGCTATCTTACATAGAACAGCGCAAAATTGTGCGCAAGGCGAAATGGAAAAATCGACTTTCCACTGCATTTACCGTTTTTGGCCTCTTCTTTATCATCAGCATTGGGTCGGCGATCGTTACGGGACTTTATTATAAAAATACCGGGTTGACAGCCAATCGGGTGATTCAAACGGCGATTCAAATGACGCTGCCCAATGTGTATAGTGATGGCGCAGGAACGAGTACGAATTTTTATTTTAACGCGGATATACAGGGGGATCTTCAGAAAAGTGTGGGCAGCGAAGAACGATATATCGGAAAATACCATGGAAAAATGATATTGAATTATTTGAACGGAATATCGAAGGAATGGGTGGACGGCCGATATGATTTAAGCTTAATTTTCCATTATCCACTTGGTTTCCTCAATGGCGCTTATGAAGAAAATCTTGAGGTTTATCGTCTTGGCGATGAGACTTGGGAAGCGTTGAATAAGTTGCCGGAAGGGACGGTTTCAGAGATAGCGGTCAGTTTGGATGGGGTTTATACCTTTGATGAAGTAAAAAGGCTGTTCAAGGATTATGATATCGATATTGTTTGGTATGCCATTGATACGGGTACGGCAAGGGACAATGATACGATTGATGTCAGTATAGGCGAAGATTTGTGGGGCATTCATGAATACGCTTGGTACAAACTGTTAGGTGATGATGAATCCGATAAGGCCACAAAAGAAGATGCCTTTAAAAAAGGACTGGCATTTTTGGCGGAACATGCAACTTGGGCAAAACGCGTCATTTGGGATTTTGATCAAGAATCCATTAAGGAAATGCTGGATTATGTGGACGAACATGGCGTGAAATGCTATGGGGTTGTGTTGACGGGGCCGACAAAAGAGTTGGCAAAACTCGCTGACAATGAACATATTACCTATGCCGCTTTAGGGGAAGTGGATTTTTGGAACTGGACCGGAAAACAGACCGGCGGCGCACTTTATAATTGA
- a CDS encoding HAD family hydrolase, giving the protein MKTAVFLDRDGVINEVLTERVKFVNKPKDLHFLPGVPEAIRKLNEHFDYIFVVTNQGGVGLGFMKESQLQKVHEHMVNELKKHGAIIHDIAYCPHKPKAGCACRKPGSKMIEDLAEKYQVDVSNSYMVGDTDTDIQAGKKAGTKTVFIGEEDPLADAAFPDLQSAADWIIKDAQKNDC; this is encoded by the coding sequence ATGAAAACAGCCGTTTTTTTGGATCGGGATGGCGTCATCAATGAAGTGTTAACAGAACGGGTGAAATTTGTAAACAAGCCGAAAGATCTTCATTTTTTGCCGGGTGTACCGGAAGCGATCCGCAAATTGAATGAGCATTTTGATTATATATTTGTGGTCACGAATCAGGGGGGAGTAGGCCTTGGGTTTATGAAGGAATCCCAGCTTCAAAAGGTGCATGAGCATATGGTGAATGAATTGAAAAAACACGGAGCCATTATCCATGATATCGCTTATTGCCCCCATAAACCAAAAGCGGGATGCGCCTGCCGCAAACCGGGTTCCAAAATGATTGAAGATTTGGCTGAAAAATATCAAGTGGATGTGTCCAACTCTTACATGGTGGGCGATACGGATACGGACATTCAAGCAGGGAAAAAAGCGGGAACGAAGACGGTTTTTATCGGTGAAGAGGATCCTTTGGCCGATGCGGCATTTCCTGATTTGCAAAGTGCGGCGGATTGGATCATCAAGGATGCCCAAAAAAATGATTGTTAA
- a CDS encoding YdiU family protein, whose translation MQLNPGWNFQNSYIKLPPIFYTWQEPTPVASPKLVIFNEPLAEELNLDNEALQTEEGIATFAGNHIPEGAEPIAQAYAGHQFGYFTMLGDGRAILLGEHVTSENQRFDIQLKGSGRTPYSRGGDGRAALGPMLREYIISEAMHALGIPTTRSLAVVTTGETVMREQYLPGAILTRVASSHIRVGTFEFAKMFGSKEDLQALCDYTIKRHYPHLLKEANPYLSFLKAVIEKQAALIAKWQLVGFVHGVMNTDNMAISGETIDYGPCAFMDIYHPETVFSSIDTYGRYAYGNQPKIGGWNLARLAEALIPLLDEDKERAVGLAKEAIATYPDLYVSHYLDGMRKKLGFVSAKEEDEELIQHLLELMETYEQDYTNTFRALTLQKLEEPFFKTAEFQQWHQRYQARLKGQNPADTEKIMKQHNPSVIPRNHRVEEALEAAVERGDLSVVKKLVSILSDPYAYSAEQEEYCTLPVHPNEPYITYCGT comes from the coding sequence ATGCAGCTCAACCCAGGATGGAATTTCCAAAACAGCTACATTAAACTGCCGCCCATTTTTTATACATGGCAAGAACCGACGCCTGTGGCATCACCAAAGCTCGTCATCTTCAATGAACCGCTTGCTGAAGAGCTGAACTTGGACAATGAAGCGCTGCAAACGGAAGAAGGGATTGCAACCTTTGCGGGAAACCATATTCCGGAAGGCGCCGAGCCGATTGCCCAAGCCTATGCGGGTCATCAATTCGGCTATTTCACTATGCTTGGTGATGGGCGGGCCATTCTTTTAGGAGAGCATGTCACATCAGAAAATCAACGTTTTGATATACAGTTGAAAGGCTCAGGTAGAACCCCCTATTCCCGCGGAGGAGATGGTCGGGCGGCTCTTGGCCCGATGCTTAGGGAATACATCATCAGTGAAGCGATGCATGCCCTTGGAATCCCGACGACAAGAAGTTTGGCCGTTGTCACGACAGGGGAAACGGTCATGCGTGAGCAATATCTTCCAGGAGCCATTTTGACAAGGGTCGCTTCAAGCCACATTCGCGTTGGTACTTTTGAATTTGCAAAAATGTTCGGCTCAAAGGAAGATTTGCAAGCTCTTTGCGACTATACAATAAAAAGGCACTACCCGCATCTTTTGAAAGAGGCGAATCCGTATCTCTCATTTTTAAAAGCAGTGATTGAGAAGCAGGCGGCGCTAATAGCCAAGTGGCAGCTTGTCGGCTTTGTCCACGGGGTCATGAATACAGATAATATGGCAATCAGCGGAGAGACGATCGATTATGGTCCTTGCGCCTTCATGGACATTTATCATCCGGAAACGGTTTTCAGTTCAATTGATACGTATGGCCGCTATGCTTATGGAAATCAACCGAAAATTGGCGGCTGGAATTTGGCGCGATTGGCAGAGGCGCTCATTCCACTATTGGATGAAGATAAGGAGAGAGCCGTTGGACTTGCCAAAGAAGCGATTGCAACCTATCCGGATCTTTACGTTTCCCATTATCTTGACGGTATGCGGAAAAAATTGGGGTTCGTTTCTGCCAAAGAGGAAGACGAAGAACTTATACAGCATTTGCTTGAATTAATGGAAACCTATGAGCAAGATTATACCAATACCTTTAGAGCATTAACATTGCAAAAACTGGAGGAACCTTTCTTCAAAACAGCGGAATTTCAACAATGGCATCAACGGTATCAGGCGCGATTAAAAGGACAAAACCCGGCCGATACTGAAAAAATCATGAAGCAACATAACCCTTCGGTGATTCCGCGCAATCACCGGGTTGAAGAAGCCCTTGAAGCGGCGGTGGAACGGGGCGATTTGTCGGTGGTGAAAAAGTTGGTATCGATTTTATCCGATCCTTATGCATATTCGGCGGAACAGGAGGAATACTGTACATTGCCAGTACATCCAAATGAACCGTATATTACTTATTGTGGTACGTAA
- a CDS encoding DUF1292 domain-containing protein — protein sequence MEKIEVGEVFTIGDEEQEEEVEVVAALTIDGQDYVAVAFADDLQEENEEDIEVFFLKVDEEGDFDVIESDEEFDKVAEAFDEMMDEMDEMDE from the coding sequence ATGGAAAAAATCGAAGTAGGAGAAGTTTTTACAATTGGGGATGAAGAACAAGAAGAAGAAGTGGAAGTCGTTGCCGCGTTGACCATTGATGGACAGGATTATGTAGCAGTGGCTTTTGCAGATGATTTGCAAGAAGAAAACGAAGAGGATATCGAAGTGTTTTTCTTGAAAGTGGATGAAGAAGGGGACTTTGATGTAATCGAATCCGATGAAGAATTCGACAAAGTGGCGGAAGCTTTCGATGAGATGATGGACGAGATGGATGAAATGGATGAGTAA
- a CDS encoding AbrB family transcriptional regulator, with product MRNIQSMGIVLVVSLLGVWIFNLLHLPVPWLLGPLFFVLISQFFIQTHLYWPSSFRNIGLIVIGISVGQSFQFHFFENMGRLIGIMLTMNVMIALFSLLLAYGLVKAGHISLKTAMTCTVPGGLSQIVAFAEEEKEIDLAVVTYFHVVRVITIVLGIPLLLHAHAAGGGKGADFSLSSFAELVLLLVVAAGSVWVGKKLKIPVPYFLSPLLLVIGMQILSFETPEVPGGLLHIAQLMMGAYIGQLLTPKMLVLGKRIVLLGVATTILLMLFTIGQGWILMKMMGYSLATSILGTAAGGLDQMSLLASAIGADVTIVTIFQMFRILFVFIIVLPLLKAFCRHIDERDTGRI from the coding sequence GTGCGCAATATTCAGTCAATGGGAATCGTTCTTGTCGTCAGTCTGCTCGGCGTTTGGATATTCAACTTGTTGCATTTGCCCGTGCCTTGGCTTTTGGGGCCGCTTTTTTTCGTGCTGATCAGCCAGTTTTTTATTCAAACGCACCTTTATTGGCCGTCTTCATTTCGCAACATAGGATTGATTGTCATCGGGATTTCGGTTGGGCAGAGTTTTCAATTTCACTTTTTCGAAAATATGGGCCGGCTCATCGGAATCATGTTGACGATGAACGTGATGATTGCATTATTCAGCCTTCTTTTGGCATATGGACTTGTGAAAGCGGGGCATATATCTTTAAAAACGGCAATGACATGCACCGTTCCCGGCGGTCTTTCTCAGATAGTCGCTTTTGCGGAAGAAGAGAAAGAAATTGATTTGGCGGTTGTCACGTATTTTCATGTGGTCCGGGTCATCACGATCGTTTTGGGGATTCCGTTGCTGTTACATGCCCATGCAGCAGGTGGGGGGAAAGGAGCGGACTTTTCCTTGTCATCCTTTGCGGAATTGGTCCTTTTGCTTGTTGTGGCAGCAGGTTCGGTATGGGTGGGAAAGAAACTCAAAATTCCTGTCCCCTATTTTTTATCCCCATTGTTATTGGTCATCGGCATGCAAATTCTTTCTTTTGAAACGCCGGAAGTCCCTGGGGGGCTGCTTCATATCGCCCAACTGATGATGGGCGCTTATATTGGGCAATTGTTGACCCCGAAAATGCTCGTTCTTGGAAAAAGGATTGTCTTATTAGGTGTTGCAACGACCATCCTCTTGATGCTTTTTACGATTGGACAAGGGTGGATACTGATGAAAATGATGGGCTATTCATTGGCGACAAGCATTCTGGGCACGGCGGCAGGGGGACTTGATCAAATGAGCCTGCTTGCGAGTGCCATTGGCGCAGATGTAACGATTGTGACCATATTTCAAATGTTTCGGATTTTATTCGTGTTTATCATCGTTTTGCCTTTATTGAAAGCCTTTTGCCGGCATATCGATGAAAGGGATACCGGAAGAATTTAA
- the cyoE gene encoding heme o synthase — MQNKNLELWKKAVKTGIIKSNLIPMFAALMLALYTYNLSFIENIPNMIYALIGTACVIGSAGIFNNVYDRDIDAKMPRTKLRPSVTGEINIRTMLMVGIVLLIVGLGFLALTTWTAALLGFLGVFFYVVPYTMWTKRRTIWNTEVGSISGAVPPLIGWAAVAPDIWHPACWALFIIMIIWQMPHFYALAIRKKDDYAMAEIPMLPVIKGVKRTYIQTNVYLILLMLTSFLFVPLSWGLTLSSLTLGGIWLWISLVGYRQMDGKKWANKMFGYSLIYLTALFATVIIYAVVGIIFR, encoded by the coding sequence ATGCAAAACAAGAATCTGGAATTATGGAAAAAAGCTGTAAAGACGGGAATTATCAAATCCAACCTGATTCCGATGTTCGCCGCCTTAATGCTTGCCCTTTATACGTATAATTTAAGTTTTATTGAAAATATACCGAATATGATTTACGCGCTCATCGGAACGGCATGTGTGATCGGTTCGGCCGGAATTTTCAACAATGTGTACGACCGGGATATTGATGCGAAAATGCCCCGTACTAAATTGAGGCCGTCCGTTACGGGAGAGATCAATATTCGTACAATGCTGATGGTGGGGATTGTTTTATTGATTGTGGGTCTCGGATTTTTGGCATTGACGACTTGGACAGCCGCTTTGCTTGGATTTCTTGGTGTGTTTTTCTACGTAGTTCCATATACGATGTGGACAAAGCGGAGAACGATTTGGAATACAGAGGTGGGAAGCATTTCCGGGGCGGTTCCGCCGTTGATCGGGTGGGCTGCTGTTGCACCGGACATTTGGCATCCGGCGTGCTGGGCGCTTTTCATCATCATGATTATTTGGCAGATGCCCCATTTCTACGCTTTGGCAATCCGCAAAAAAGATGATTATGCAATGGCAGAAATTCCGATGCTCCCAGTGATCAAAGGGGTCAAACGGACTTATATCCAAACCAATGTGTATTTGATTTTGTTGATGTTGACGAGTTTTTTGTTTGTCCCTTTGAGTTGGGGGTTGACGCTTTCTTCTCTTACGCTTGGAGGCATTTGGCTGTGGATCAGTTTGGTGGGATATCGCCAGATGGATGGAAAGAAATGGGCAAATAAAATGTTTGGCTACTCTTTGATTTATTTGACCGCTTTGTTTGCGACTGTCATCATCTATGCAGTGGTAGGAATCATATTCCGATGA
- a CDS encoding tetratricopeptide repeat-containing diguanylate cyclase, with amino-acid sequence MNALLYHLTRLESLTDNLFSDGKYSEAIKAAQELLDSAKESVDVKGMMNAHLHLAGCYYFLGEIETAFQHILEYKILCNEFGDDRDKYHLYRLSALIYEYEEDYDEAKKAMQKCIEIAEELEMYYAVSSSYNSYCNYLIHEEKYEEALNYADQALKITEQYCPGEILLQCHIYLSIASIHIGLKELEKAEQVIKHVEPNQYINNLPHEKANFLFVKATFYRAKGDYDKALRLLNESYNIYSEYKNQIKLKSILKTIADVYESLGNFKKSYEAMKEYIKITEKLFSIRLASKMRDFDVQQSIKAIEKRANVDGLTGVYNRYFLETTCNKWLKEAKSTGQHICCVIIDVDSFKDINDTFGHLMGDEVIKGVAQACLKVANEDQENAIVGRYGGDEFIVLFKEGQPQYIMEKAKKLYNEITSFYVNYLSQEIKVTVSMGVVCTTSLPYAKKFAQLFKVADQALYMAKRQGKNQIVYLSNENC; translated from the coding sequence ATGAACGCTCTATTATACCATCTAACCAGGTTAGAATCGCTCACCGACAACCTCTTTTCCGATGGCAAATATTCAGAAGCTATTAAGGCAGCGCAAGAATTATTGGACTCGGCCAAAGAATCAGTGGATGTAAAAGGGATGATGAATGCCCATTTGCATCTTGCAGGTTGCTATTATTTTTTAGGTGAAATTGAAACTGCTTTCCAACACATACTGGAATATAAAATTTTATGTAATGAATTCGGGGACGATCGGGACAAGTATCACTTATACCGTCTAAGCGCGTTAATTTACGAGTATGAAGAAGATTATGATGAAGCAAAAAAGGCAATGCAAAAATGTATAGAAATCGCGGAAGAATTGGAAATGTATTATGCCGTCAGCAGCAGCTACAACTCCTATTGCAATTATTTGATTCACGAGGAAAAATATGAAGAAGCTTTAAACTATGCCGACCAAGCATTGAAAATTACTGAACAGTATTGCCCTGGCGAAATATTATTGCAATGCCATATATATTTGAGTATAGCATCCATTCATATCGGCCTGAAAGAATTGGAGAAAGCGGAACAGGTTATTAAACATGTAGAACCCAATCAATATATTAATAATTTACCACATGAAAAAGCAAATTTCCTTTTCGTGAAGGCCACCTTTTATCGCGCCAAAGGTGATTATGACAAGGCATTGCGGCTATTGAATGAATCTTACAATATTTATTCAGAATATAAGAATCAGATCAAACTCAAATCGATACTGAAAACGATTGCAGATGTTTATGAATCCCTTGGAAACTTTAAAAAATCTTACGAAGCGATGAAGGAATATATAAAAATTACGGAAAAACTGTTTTCGATTCGTCTTGCATCCAAAATGCGGGATTTTGACGTACAGCAAAGCATTAAAGCAATTGAGAAGCGGGCAAATGTAGATGGTTTGACAGGCGTTTATAATCGTTATTTTCTGGAAACCACATGCAACAAATGGTTGAAAGAAGCGAAATCCACTGGCCAACACATCTGTTGTGTGATTATTGACGTTGATTCATTTAAGGATATTAATGATACTTTTGGACATCTAATGGGCGATGAAGTAATCAAAGGGGTGGCGCAAGCCTGTCTGAAAGTGGCCAATGAAGATCAGGAAAATGCCATTGTGGGACGCTACGGAGGCGATGAATTTATCGTCCTCTTTAAAGAGGGCCAACCCCAATACATCATGGAAAAAGCGAAAAAACTGTACAATGAAATCACTTCTTTTTATGTCAACTACCTATCCCAAGAAATCAAAGTCACTGTGAGCATGGGAGTGGTTTGCACAACGAGCCTCCCTTATGCGAAAAAGTTCGCCCAGCTCTTTAAAGTGGCCGATCAGGCGCTATATATGGCAAAAAGGCAAGGCAAAAACCAAATTGTATATCTATCGAATGAAAATTGTTAA